Within Bacilli bacterium, the genomic segment CAGCGAGGAAGGAGGACAATAATCATGTTGATGCCTAAACGCGTAAAGCATCGCAAAGAACAACGCGGCACCATGAAAGGGCGCGCCAAAGGCGGCACGGAAATTGCATTTGGCGATTATGGCCTGCAGGCGATCGAACCGGCCTGGATTACCAACCGGCAAATCGAAGCTGCCCGTATCGCGATGACTCGCTACACAAAACGTGGCGGCAAGGTATGGATCAAAATTTTTCCTTCCAAACCGGTAACGCAAAAGCCTCTTGAAGTTCGTATGGGCAGCGGGAAAGGCAACGTGGAAAAGTGGGTTGCCGTTGTCAAACCGGGAAAGATCCTGTTTGAGATGAACGGAGTATCGGAAGAAGTCGCTCGTGAAGCGATGCGTCTTGCCGCACACAAGCTGCCGATCAAGACAAAATTCGTAAAACGGGAAGAATTGGGTGGTGAAGCGAATGAAAGCTGATGAATTGCGCAACTTGACCACTGCTGAGATCGAACAGAAGCTTGCGGAGTTGAAAGAAGAGCTGTTCAACTTGCGTTTTCAACTGGCTACAGGCCAACTTGACAACCCGACGAAAATTCGCGAGGTGCGGAAAAGCATCGCGCGCGCCAAAACCGTGCTGCGTGAGCGGGAACTGGGCATCAACCAGCCGACCGGTTCCTGAAGGAACATGCATAAACGCGCCAATAGGGAGGAGGCAATACGATGAGCGAACGCAATTTGCGCAGAGAGCAAATCGGCAAAGTGGTTAGCGACAAGATGGATAAAACGATCGTGGTGGCTGTCGAAACGTACGAAAAGCACAGCCTGTACCACAAACGCATCAAATATACGAAGAAATTCAAAGCGCACGATGAAAATAACGAAGCAAAGATCGGCGATACCGTACGCATTATGGAAACTCGCCCGCTGTCCAAAGACAAGCGGTGGAGATTAGTGGAGATCGTCGAGAAAGCCGTTATTGTGTGACCACCATTATTCCCTGAGAAAAAGGAGGGACAACGATGATTCAGCCATTTACGCGTCTGAAAGCTGCCGACAACTCCGGCGCCAAAGAATTGATGTGCATTCGCGTGCTGGGCGGCACGGGAAGACGAATCGGGCACAT encodes:
- the rplP gene encoding 50S ribosomal protein L16, translating into MLMPKRVKHRKEQRGTMKGRAKGGTEIAFGDYGLQAIEPAWITNRQIEAARIAMTRYTKRGGKVWIKIFPSKPVTQKPLEVRMGSGKGNVEKWVAVVKPGKILFEMNGVSEEVAREAMRLAAHKLPIKTKFVKREELGGEANES
- the rpmC gene encoding 50S ribosomal protein L29, whose protein sequence is MKADELRNLTTAEIEQKLAELKEELFNLRFQLATGQLDNPTKIREVRKSIARAKTVLRERELGINQPTGS
- the rpsQ gene encoding 30S ribosomal protein S17, whose product is MSERNLRREQIGKVVSDKMDKTIVVAVETYEKHSLYHKRIKYTKKFKAHDENNEAKIGDTVRIMETRPLSKDKRWRLVEIVEKAVIV